Proteins encoded together in one Streptomyces sp. B1I3 window:
- a CDS encoding cysteine hydrolase family protein, whose protein sequence is MSTHPTPVEALVVVDVQSAFVTGDGALPAAARLLDRTTDLIARARQGGALVVHVQNDGPAGSDDEPHTPGWELHHAVQDGPLETVIRKTHDDSFEGTALGGLLTAAGVRSIAVCGLMSEMCVQATARTALALGYRVVLPHDGHATHDIPAEPGISEAVPAATVSRVAAWPLSRDADVTTEAADVSFTAPPA, encoded by the coding sequence ATGAGCACACACCCGACTCCCGTCGAAGCCCTCGTCGTTGTCGACGTCCAGTCCGCCTTCGTCACCGGCGACGGGGCCCTGCCCGCAGCCGCCCGGCTCCTGGACCGGACGACGGACCTGATCGCGCGGGCCCGGCAGGGCGGGGCCCTCGTCGTCCACGTCCAGAACGACGGCCCGGCCGGGTCGGACGACGAGCCCCACACCCCCGGCTGGGAACTCCACCACGCCGTCCAGGACGGCCCGCTGGAGACGGTGATCCGCAAGACACACGACGACAGCTTCGAAGGGACGGCGCTGGGCGGCCTGTTGACCGCCGCGGGCGTGCGGTCGATCGCCGTCTGCGGCCTGATGTCGGAGATGTGCGTCCAGGCGACGGCGCGTACGGCCCTGGCGCTCGGATACCGGGTCGTCCTGCCCCACGACGGCCACGCGACCCACGACATCCCGGCGGAGCCCGGCATCAGTGAGGCCGTCCCCGCCGCCACCGTCTCGCGCGTTGCCGCATGGCCTCTGAGCAGGGACGCGGACGTCACCACGGAGGCGGCCGACGTCTCCTTCACGGCACCGCCCGCCTGA
- a CDS encoding SDR family oxidoreductase: MKIAVIGGTGLIGSQVVDILHAAGHEAVPHSLSTGVDLLTGEGLAPALEGVDTVVNLTNSPTFDDASPAFFWTTMDNLLAAAAEAGVGHAVILSIVGAERVPALDYYRAKVLQEDILKAGPVPYSIVRATQFFEFMDAVLSWTADEHTVRLPSTPLQPMASADVAMAVVDVAVGKPLRGTRDVAGADVFRLDELGRMTLKARGDERTVITDEEAGMFAAVEGDAIIAGDDAVIAPTRYQDWLVS; this comes from the coding sequence ATGAAGATCGCAGTGATCGGTGGAACGGGGCTGATCGGCTCGCAGGTCGTCGACATCCTGCACGCGGCGGGGCACGAGGCGGTGCCGCACTCCCTGTCCACGGGCGTCGACCTCCTCACCGGGGAGGGGCTCGCACCGGCGCTCGAAGGGGTGGACACGGTCGTCAACCTGACGAACTCGCCCACGTTCGACGACGCCTCGCCCGCCTTCTTCTGGACGACGATGGACAACCTCCTGGCGGCCGCCGCAGAGGCGGGCGTCGGCCATGCGGTGATCCTCTCCATCGTCGGCGCGGAGCGGGTGCCCGCACTCGACTACTACCGGGCGAAGGTGCTGCAGGAGGACATCCTCAAGGCCGGCCCCGTGCCGTACTCCATCGTCCGCGCCACCCAGTTCTTCGAGTTCATGGACGCGGTCCTGTCCTGGACGGCCGACGAGCACACGGTCCGGCTGCCTTCCACACCGCTGCAGCCCATGGCGTCGGCCGACGTCGCCATGGCCGTCGTGGACGTGGCCGTCGGCAAGCCCCTCCGCGGCACGCGCGACGTCGCGGGCGCCGACGTCTTCCGCCTGGACGAGCTGGGCCGTATGACACTGAAGGCCCGGGGCGACGAGCGCACCGTCATCACGGACGAGGAGGCCGGCATGTTCGCGGCCGTGGAGGGCGACGCGATCATCGCCGGTGACGACGCCGTCATCGCCCCCACCCGTTACCAGGACTGGCTCGTGTCCTGA